Proteins encoded by one window of Megachile rotundata isolate GNS110a chromosome 10, iyMegRotu1, whole genome shotgun sequence:
- the Trax gene encoding translin associated factor X: protein MSQTKDKGNRKNRGNKKINIGDKGKEIVENINENSVVVQQFRIYSAELVERHDRFERILKIGRDIAIESKRIIFLLHTIDKKSKQETILHEAESRLKNVAQNLFSNIARELENQDAYQYFKAYRSSLEEYIEAVTFYQYLQCGSMENWLELEKKLTYTIMDKSKDKTIRALVTPYEFILAVADLTGELMRKCINNLAMGDIASCYQTCNFVRNIYTGFLGCTNPSNKEMNRKLCTLKQSLHKMENVCYTIKVRGSEIPKHILVDVATEEYAESDEGYQAY, encoded by the exons ATGTCTCAAACCAAAG ACAAAGGAAACAGAAAAAATCGTGGCAATAAGAAGATCAACATTGGTGACAAGGGCAAAGAAATTGTGGAAAACATAAATGAAAACAGTGTGGTTGTACAACAATTTCGAATATATTCAGCCGAATTGGTCGAGAGACACGATCGTTTTGAGAGGATTTTAAAAATTGGTAGGGATATCGCTATCGAAAGTAAAAGGATAATTTTCCTATTGCACACCATCGATAAGAAGAGCAAACAAGAAACTATCCTACACGAAGCTGAATCAAGACTGAAAAACGTGGCGCAAAATCTGTTTAGTAATATTGCTCGTGAACTAGAAAATCAAGATGCCTATCAGTATTTTAAAGCCTATCGTAGTAGCTTGGAAGAATATATAGAAGCTGTTacattttatcaatatttacaGTGCGGTAGTATGGAAAATTGGTTAGAACTAGAAAAAAAACTTACCTATACTATTATGGACAAATCTAAGGACAAAACTATACGTGCTTTAGTTACTCCGTATGAATTTATCTTAGCGGTTGCTGACCTAACCGGAGAACTCATGCGTAAATGCATTAACAATTTGGCAATGGGAGACATAGCTAGTTGCTATCAAACATGTAATTTTGTCAGAAACATATATACAGGTTTCCTAGGTTGTACCAATCCATCCAACAAAGAAATGAACAGGAAATTATGTACCCTCAAACAAAGTCTACATAAAATGGAAAATGTTTGTTATACTATTAAAGTAAGGGGTTCAGAAATACCAAAGCACATACTAGTAGATGTAGCTACAGAAGAATACGCGGAAAGTGATGAAGGATATCAAGCTTATTAA
- the LOC100882125 gene encoding uncharacterized protein LOC100882125 isoform X3 has translation MIVMKSLQLLRVDNDIVQKMDLQVGNNIIGRSVVAGCDDDGTVKHAATINLTPNNEMTITPCQVSPCYMKSVESSRWQLLKLGTTVPIKPGDICSLIPEKCWFKVISVSENMENNQEQTLKRKANDAIDYNMSGKKSCSESGEGDNLGTSHDALNEMLNKNNNNDIIKTKSEDTDSKDYNMLSCKDTTSMTVQNSEELCGMSSSNEARNHDSNKIMSEHQSTDLLSTKKEDTCKLQSTNDTDTQLPSTVPDVPAANTVNTPRREKCRYGEKCYRKNVQHKAEFSHPGDADYNIVDDRKECPYGSRCYRKSLQHKMQFKHTDSKVRKESSKRHRKRTPTTVSSDTLSDLEDSSEEESVDESEYEPSSGTEGLDDDDLYSDNNGSEDDVVK, from the exons ATGATCGTGATGAAGAGTTTACAATTACTTCGTGTTGATAATGATATAGTGCAAAAGATGGATCTACAAGTAGGGAACAACATTATTGGCCGGAGCGTGGTAGCTGGA TGTGACGATGATGGAACTGTTAAACATGCTGCTACAATAAATTTAACACCTAACAATGAAATGACAATAACACCG TGTCAGGTTTCACCGTGTTATATGAAATCTGTTGAATCTTCGCGATGGCAACTTCTTAAATTAGGTACTACTGTTCCAATAAAACCTGGAGATATTTGTTCCTTAATACCCGAGAAGTGTTGGTTTAAAGTTATATCAGTATccgaaaatatggaaaataatcaGGAACAGACGTTGAAGCGAAAA GCAAATGATGCTATAGATTATAATATGTCTGGTAAAAAGTCTTGTTCAGAATCAGGAGAAGGAGACAATTTGGGAACTTCGCATGATGCGCTAAATGAAATgttaaataagaataacaacaatgatataattaaaacaaaatccGAGGACACTGATTCAAAAGATTATAATATGTTAAGTTGCAAAGATACCACAAGTATGACGGTACAAAACTCTGAGGAACTTTGTGGCATGAG caGCTCTAACGAAGCAAGAAACCATGATTCAAATAAGATAATGTCTGAACATCAAAGTACAGATTTATTATCTACAAAAAAGGAAGATACTTGTAAATTACAAAGCACGAACGACACAGATACCCAACTTCCTTCAA CTGTGCCAGATGTTCCTGCTGCTAATACTGTAAATACCCCCAGAAGAGAGAAGTGTAGATACGGAGAAAAATGCTATAG AAAAAATGTACAACATAAAGCTGAATTCAGTCATCCTGGAGATGCAGATTACAATATTGTTGACGATAGAAAGGAATGTCCCTATGGTTCACGATGTTACCGTAAAAGTCTTCAACATAAAATGCAATTTAAACATACTGATTCGAAAGTTAGAAAAGAAAGTTCTAAACGACATCGAAAACGAACTCCGACGACAGTCTCTTCAGATACTTTATCTGATTTGGAAGATTCGTCCGAAGAAGAATCCGTTGACGAATCTGAGTACGAACCTTCCAGCGGTACAGAAGGGTTAGACGACGACGATTTGTATTCGGATAATAATGGAAGCGAGGATGACGTAGTTAAATAA
- the LOC100882125 gene encoding uncharacterized protein LOC100882125 isoform X2 codes for MIVMKSLQLLRVDNDIVQKMDLQVGNNIIGRSVVAGCDDDGTVKHAATINLTPNNEMTITPCSVGSIFQCQVSPCYMKSVESSRWQLLKLGTTVPIKPGDICSLIPEKCWFKVISVSENMENNQEQTLKRKANDAIDYNMSGKKSCSESGEGDNLGTSHDALNEMLNKNNNNDIIKTKSEDTDSKDYNMLSCKDTTSMTVQNSEELCGMSSNEARNHDSNKIMSEHQSTDLLSTKKEDTCKLQSTNDTDTQLPSTVPDVPAANTVNTPRREKCRYGEKCYRKNVQHKAEFSHPGDADYNIVDDRKECPYGSRCYRKSLQHKMQFKHTDSKVRKESSKRHRKRTPTTVSSDTLSDLEDSSEEESVDESEYEPSSGTEGLDDDDLYSDNNGSEDDVVK; via the exons ATGATCGTGATGAAGAGTTTACAATTACTTCGTGTTGATAATGATATAGTGCAAAAGATGGATCTACAAGTAGGGAACAACATTATTGGCCGGAGCGTGGTAGCTGGA TGTGACGATGATGGAACTGTTAAACATGCTGCTACAATAAATTTAACACCTAACAATGAAATGACAATAACACCG TGTTCTGTAGGAAGTATTTTTCAGTGTCAGGTTTCACCGTGTTATATGAAATCTGTTGAATCTTCGCGATGGCAACTTCTTAAATTAGGTACTACTGTTCCAATAAAACCTGGAGATATTTGTTCCTTAATACCCGAGAAGTGTTGGTTTAAAGTTATATCAGTATccgaaaatatggaaaataatcaGGAACAGACGTTGAAGCGAAAA GCAAATGATGCTATAGATTATAATATGTCTGGTAAAAAGTCTTGTTCAGAATCAGGAGAAGGAGACAATTTGGGAACTTCGCATGATGCGCTAAATGAAATgttaaataagaataacaacaatgatataattaaaacaaaatccGAGGACACTGATTCAAAAGATTATAATATGTTAAGTTGCAAAGATACCACAAGTATGACGGTACAAAACTCTGAGGAACTTTGTGGCATGAG CTCTAACGAAGCAAGAAACCATGATTCAAATAAGATAATGTCTGAACATCAAAGTACAGATTTATTATCTACAAAAAAGGAAGATACTTGTAAATTACAAAGCACGAACGACACAGATACCCAACTTCCTTCAA CTGTGCCAGATGTTCCTGCTGCTAATACTGTAAATACCCCCAGAAGAGAGAAGTGTAGATACGGAGAAAAATGCTATAG AAAAAATGTACAACATAAAGCTGAATTCAGTCATCCTGGAGATGCAGATTACAATATTGTTGACGATAGAAAGGAATGTCCCTATGGTTCACGATGTTACCGTAAAAGTCTTCAACATAAAATGCAATTTAAACATACTGATTCGAAAGTTAGAAAAGAAAGTTCTAAACGACATCGAAAACGAACTCCGACGACAGTCTCTTCAGATACTTTATCTGATTTGGAAGATTCGTCCGAAGAAGAATCCGTTGACGAATCTGAGTACGAACCTTCCAGCGGTACAGAAGGGTTAGACGACGACGATTTGTATTCGGATAATAATGGAAGCGAGGATGACGTAGTTAAATAA
- the LOC100882125 gene encoding uncharacterized protein LOC100882125 isoform X5, with product MTITPVSPCYMKSVESSRWQLLKLGTTVPIKPGDICSLIPEKCWFKVISVSENMENNQEQTLKRKANDAIDYNMSGKKSCSESGEGDNLGTSHDALNEMLNKNNNNDIIKTKSEDTDSKDYNMLSCKDTTSMTVQNSEELCGMSSSNEARNHDSNKIMSEHQSTDLLSTKKEDTCKLQSTNDTDTQLPSTVPDVPAANTVNTPRREKCRYGEKCYRKNVQHKAEFSHPGDADYNIVDDRKECPYGSRCYRKSLQHKMQFKHTDSKVRKESSKRHRKRTPTTVSSDTLSDLEDSSEEESVDESEYEPSSGTEGLDDDDLYSDNNGSEDDVVK from the exons ATGACAATAACACCG GTTTCACCGTGTTATATGAAATCTGTTGAATCTTCGCGATGGCAACTTCTTAAATTAGGTACTACTGTTCCAATAAAACCTGGAGATATTTGTTCCTTAATACCCGAGAAGTGTTGGTTTAAAGTTATATCAGTATccgaaaatatggaaaataatcaGGAACAGACGTTGAAGCGAAAA GCAAATGATGCTATAGATTATAATATGTCTGGTAAAAAGTCTTGTTCAGAATCAGGAGAAGGAGACAATTTGGGAACTTCGCATGATGCGCTAAATGAAATgttaaataagaataacaacaatgatataattaaaacaaaatccGAGGACACTGATTCAAAAGATTATAATATGTTAAGTTGCAAAGATACCACAAGTATGACGGTACAAAACTCTGAGGAACTTTGTGGCATGAG caGCTCTAACGAAGCAAGAAACCATGATTCAAATAAGATAATGTCTGAACATCAAAGTACAGATTTATTATCTACAAAAAAGGAAGATACTTGTAAATTACAAAGCACGAACGACACAGATACCCAACTTCCTTCAA CTGTGCCAGATGTTCCTGCTGCTAATACTGTAAATACCCCCAGAAGAGAGAAGTGTAGATACGGAGAAAAATGCTATAG AAAAAATGTACAACATAAAGCTGAATTCAGTCATCCTGGAGATGCAGATTACAATATTGTTGACGATAGAAAGGAATGTCCCTATGGTTCACGATGTTACCGTAAAAGTCTTCAACATAAAATGCAATTTAAACATACTGATTCGAAAGTTAGAAAAGAAAGTTCTAAACGACATCGAAAACGAACTCCGACGACAGTCTCTTCAGATACTTTATCTGATTTGGAAGATTCGTCCGAAGAAGAATCCGTTGACGAATCTGAGTACGAACCTTCCAGCGGTACAGAAGGGTTAGACGACGACGATTTGTATTCGGATAATAATGGAAGCGAGGATGACGTAGTTAAATAA
- the LOC100882125 gene encoding uncharacterized protein LOC100882125 isoform X4: protein MIVMKSLQLLRVDNDIVQKMDLQVGNNIIGRSVVAGCDDDGTVKHAATINLTPNNEMTITPVSPCYMKSVESSRWQLLKLGTTVPIKPGDICSLIPEKCWFKVISVSENMENNQEQTLKRKANDAIDYNMSGKKSCSESGEGDNLGTSHDALNEMLNKNNNNDIIKTKSEDTDSKDYNMLSCKDTTSMTVQNSEELCGMSSSNEARNHDSNKIMSEHQSTDLLSTKKEDTCKLQSTNDTDTQLPSTVPDVPAANTVNTPRREKCRYGEKCYRKNVQHKAEFSHPGDADYNIVDDRKECPYGSRCYRKSLQHKMQFKHTDSKVRKESSKRHRKRTPTTVSSDTLSDLEDSSEEESVDESEYEPSSGTEGLDDDDLYSDNNGSEDDVVK, encoded by the exons ATGATCGTGATGAAGAGTTTACAATTACTTCGTGTTGATAATGATATAGTGCAAAAGATGGATCTACAAGTAGGGAACAACATTATTGGCCGGAGCGTGGTAGCTGGA TGTGACGATGATGGAACTGTTAAACATGCTGCTACAATAAATTTAACACCTAACAATGAAATGACAATAACACCG GTTTCACCGTGTTATATGAAATCTGTTGAATCTTCGCGATGGCAACTTCTTAAATTAGGTACTACTGTTCCAATAAAACCTGGAGATATTTGTTCCTTAATACCCGAGAAGTGTTGGTTTAAAGTTATATCAGTATccgaaaatatggaaaataatcaGGAACAGACGTTGAAGCGAAAA GCAAATGATGCTATAGATTATAATATGTCTGGTAAAAAGTCTTGTTCAGAATCAGGAGAAGGAGACAATTTGGGAACTTCGCATGATGCGCTAAATGAAATgttaaataagaataacaacaatgatataattaaaacaaaatccGAGGACACTGATTCAAAAGATTATAATATGTTAAGTTGCAAAGATACCACAAGTATGACGGTACAAAACTCTGAGGAACTTTGTGGCATGAG caGCTCTAACGAAGCAAGAAACCATGATTCAAATAAGATAATGTCTGAACATCAAAGTACAGATTTATTATCTACAAAAAAGGAAGATACTTGTAAATTACAAAGCACGAACGACACAGATACCCAACTTCCTTCAA CTGTGCCAGATGTTCCTGCTGCTAATACTGTAAATACCCCCAGAAGAGAGAAGTGTAGATACGGAGAAAAATGCTATAG AAAAAATGTACAACATAAAGCTGAATTCAGTCATCCTGGAGATGCAGATTACAATATTGTTGACGATAGAAAGGAATGTCCCTATGGTTCACGATGTTACCGTAAAAGTCTTCAACATAAAATGCAATTTAAACATACTGATTCGAAAGTTAGAAAAGAAAGTTCTAAACGACATCGAAAACGAACTCCGACGACAGTCTCTTCAGATACTTTATCTGATTTGGAAGATTCGTCCGAAGAAGAATCCGTTGACGAATCTGAGTACGAACCTTCCAGCGGTACAGAAGGGTTAGACGACGACGATTTGTATTCGGATAATAATGGAAGCGAGGATGACGTAGTTAAATAA
- the LOC100882125 gene encoding uncharacterized protein LOC100882125 isoform X6 has protein sequence MKSVESSRWQLLKLGTTVPIKPGDICSLIPEKCWFKVISVSENMENNQEQTLKRKANDAIDYNMSGKKSCSESGEGDNLGTSHDALNEMLNKNNNNDIIKTKSEDTDSKDYNMLSCKDTTSMTVQNSEELCGMSSSNEARNHDSNKIMSEHQSTDLLSTKKEDTCKLQSTNDTDTQLPSTVPDVPAANTVNTPRREKCRYGEKCYRKNVQHKAEFSHPGDADYNIVDDRKECPYGSRCYRKSLQHKMQFKHTDSKVRKESSKRHRKRTPTTVSSDTLSDLEDSSEEESVDESEYEPSSGTEGLDDDDLYSDNNGSEDDVVK, from the exons ATGAAATCTGTTGAATCTTCGCGATGGCAACTTCTTAAATTAGGTACTACTGTTCCAATAAAACCTGGAGATATTTGTTCCTTAATACCCGAGAAGTGTTGGTTTAAAGTTATATCAGTATccgaaaatatggaaaataatcaGGAACAGACGTTGAAGCGAAAA GCAAATGATGCTATAGATTATAATATGTCTGGTAAAAAGTCTTGTTCAGAATCAGGAGAAGGAGACAATTTGGGAACTTCGCATGATGCGCTAAATGAAATgttaaataagaataacaacaatgatataattaaaacaaaatccGAGGACACTGATTCAAAAGATTATAATATGTTAAGTTGCAAAGATACCACAAGTATGACGGTACAAAACTCTGAGGAACTTTGTGGCATGAG caGCTCTAACGAAGCAAGAAACCATGATTCAAATAAGATAATGTCTGAACATCAAAGTACAGATTTATTATCTACAAAAAAGGAAGATACTTGTAAATTACAAAGCACGAACGACACAGATACCCAACTTCCTTCAA CTGTGCCAGATGTTCCTGCTGCTAATACTGTAAATACCCCCAGAAGAGAGAAGTGTAGATACGGAGAAAAATGCTATAG AAAAAATGTACAACATAAAGCTGAATTCAGTCATCCTGGAGATGCAGATTACAATATTGTTGACGATAGAAAGGAATGTCCCTATGGTTCACGATGTTACCGTAAAAGTCTTCAACATAAAATGCAATTTAAACATACTGATTCGAAAGTTAGAAAAGAAAGTTCTAAACGACATCGAAAACGAACTCCGACGACAGTCTCTTCAGATACTTTATCTGATTTGGAAGATTCGTCCGAAGAAGAATCCGTTGACGAATCTGAGTACGAACCTTCCAGCGGTACAGAAGGGTTAGACGACGACGATTTGTATTCGGATAATAATGGAAGCGAGGATGACGTAGTTAAATAA
- the LOC100882125 gene encoding uncharacterized protein LOC100882125 isoform X1 — MIVMKSLQLLRVDNDIVQKMDLQVGNNIIGRSVVAGCDDDGTVKHAATINLTPNNEMTITPCSVGSIFQCQVSPCYMKSVESSRWQLLKLGTTVPIKPGDICSLIPEKCWFKVISVSENMENNQEQTLKRKANDAIDYNMSGKKSCSESGEGDNLGTSHDALNEMLNKNNNNDIIKTKSEDTDSKDYNMLSCKDTTSMTVQNSEELCGMSSSNEARNHDSNKIMSEHQSTDLLSTKKEDTCKLQSTNDTDTQLPSTVPDVPAANTVNTPRREKCRYGEKCYRKNVQHKAEFSHPGDADYNIVDDRKECPYGSRCYRKSLQHKMQFKHTDSKVRKESSKRHRKRTPTTVSSDTLSDLEDSSEEESVDESEYEPSSGTEGLDDDDLYSDNNGSEDDVVK, encoded by the exons ATGATCGTGATGAAGAGTTTACAATTACTTCGTGTTGATAATGATATAGTGCAAAAGATGGATCTACAAGTAGGGAACAACATTATTGGCCGGAGCGTGGTAGCTGGA TGTGACGATGATGGAACTGTTAAACATGCTGCTACAATAAATTTAACACCTAACAATGAAATGACAATAACACCG TGTTCTGTAGGAAGTATTTTTCAGTGTCAGGTTTCACCGTGTTATATGAAATCTGTTGAATCTTCGCGATGGCAACTTCTTAAATTAGGTACTACTGTTCCAATAAAACCTGGAGATATTTGTTCCTTAATACCCGAGAAGTGTTGGTTTAAAGTTATATCAGTATccgaaaatatggaaaataatcaGGAACAGACGTTGAAGCGAAAA GCAAATGATGCTATAGATTATAATATGTCTGGTAAAAAGTCTTGTTCAGAATCAGGAGAAGGAGACAATTTGGGAACTTCGCATGATGCGCTAAATGAAATgttaaataagaataacaacaatgatataattaaaacaaaatccGAGGACACTGATTCAAAAGATTATAATATGTTAAGTTGCAAAGATACCACAAGTATGACGGTACAAAACTCTGAGGAACTTTGTGGCATGAG caGCTCTAACGAAGCAAGAAACCATGATTCAAATAAGATAATGTCTGAACATCAAAGTACAGATTTATTATCTACAAAAAAGGAAGATACTTGTAAATTACAAAGCACGAACGACACAGATACCCAACTTCCTTCAA CTGTGCCAGATGTTCCTGCTGCTAATACTGTAAATACCCCCAGAAGAGAGAAGTGTAGATACGGAGAAAAATGCTATAG AAAAAATGTACAACATAAAGCTGAATTCAGTCATCCTGGAGATGCAGATTACAATATTGTTGACGATAGAAAGGAATGTCCCTATGGTTCACGATGTTACCGTAAAAGTCTTCAACATAAAATGCAATTTAAACATACTGATTCGAAAGTTAGAAAAGAAAGTTCTAAACGACATCGAAAACGAACTCCGACGACAGTCTCTTCAGATACTTTATCTGATTTGGAAGATTCGTCCGAAGAAGAATCCGTTGACGAATCTGAGTACGAACCTTCCAGCGGTACAGAAGGGTTAGACGACGACGATTTGTATTCGGATAATAATGGAAGCGAGGATGACGTAGTTAAATAA